The following proteins come from a genomic window of Geminicoccaceae bacterium SCSIO 64248:
- a CDS encoding DeoR/GlpR family DNA-binding transcription regulator yields MLERERHRLILKAVEERGVCATGDLVDLLGASEATVRRDIAAMAARGEVRRVRGGVEALRPKPQLQLAGAPFEVRRKARVQQKRAIARAAAALIEPNESIILNTGTTTLHMVEFLADKNLDILTNSFPIAAQLIGHGRNRVTLPGGTVYREQGIILSPFDNDVIGNFWAKRLFTGCYGINGFGMMEADPLIAQAEVKLLERADQIVVLADSRKLEQRSSMIVAPLERIAALITDDGADEAALQPLRAAGVEIVIADATEAGGLVDVA; encoded by the coding sequence ATGCTCGAACGCGAGCGCCACCGCTTGATCCTAAAGGCCGTCGAGGAGCGCGGCGTCTGCGCCACCGGAGACCTCGTCGATCTCCTGGGCGCCTCCGAGGCGACCGTCCGGCGCGACATCGCGGCCATGGCGGCGCGCGGTGAGGTAAGGCGTGTGCGCGGCGGCGTCGAGGCGCTGCGCCCCAAGCCCCAGCTTCAACTGGCCGGGGCTCCGTTCGAGGTCCGGCGCAAGGCGCGGGTGCAGCAGAAACGGGCGATCGCTCGCGCCGCGGCCGCGCTGATCGAGCCGAACGAGAGCATCATCCTGAATACGGGAACCACGACCCTGCACATGGTCGAGTTCCTGGCCGACAAGAATCTCGACATCCTGACCAATTCGTTTCCGATCGCGGCCCAGCTGATCGGGCACGGCCGCAACCGGGTGACGCTGCCGGGCGGCACCGTCTACCGCGAGCAGGGCATCATCCTCAGCCCGTTCGACAACGACGTCATCGGCAATTTCTGGGCGAAGCGCCTGTTCACCGGCTGCTACGGCATCAACGGTTTCGGCATGATGGAGGCCGACCCGCTGATTGCGCAGGCCGAGGTCAAGCTGCTCGAGCGGGCCGACCAGATCGTCGTCCTCGCCGACAGCCGCAAGCTCGAGCAGCGCTCGTCCATGATCGTCGCGCCGCTGGAGCGGATCGCGGCGCTGATCACGGACGACGGCGCCGACGAAGCGGCGCTGCAGCCCCTGCGCGCGGCCGGCGTGGAGATCGTGATCGCCGATGCGACCGAAGCGGGCGGTCTCGTGGACGTAGCGTAG